In a single window of the Agrobacterium vitis genome:
- a CDS encoding AGE family epimerase/isomerase has protein sequence MSNVNQGKPLADQWSGRPYHRKWLLDQADGLFDFFQTAAINPKGGFYDLARDGTPLTTDNPVRGIHASARMVHCYAIGDLLGRPGAADVVDHGMRYLWRKHRDEKNGGYVWQLNDDGVADGSKQGYGHAFVLLAASSAKTVGHPLADRMLEDITEVLETKFWEERHGAIAEEFSQDWQPVPGYRGQNSNMHLTEALMAAFEATGEQHYLDKATRIADLIINRRAREEAFRVAEHFDEEWVVDRNYYHPNEMFRPAGTTPGHWLEWARLVLQLWVLTGKQHDWMPEAASGLFYQSMLLGWDRKKGGFYYTLDWDNVPAKTFKLWWPLCEAAGAAHYLNQHQGRDLNEENYRKIWNFIANHTIDKQFGGWHEEMTEDLVPSNSLFPGKGDIYHALQACLIPLFPAEGSLTKVIQDYPLDV, from the coding sequence ATGTCGAACGTCAATCAAGGAAAACCGCTGGCTGACCAATGGAGCGGACGGCCTTACCATCGCAAATGGCTGCTGGATCAGGCCGATGGCCTGTTTGATTTCTTCCAGACGGCAGCGATCAACCCTAAGGGCGGCTTCTACGATCTTGCCCGCGATGGCACACCGTTGACGACAGACAATCCCGTGCGCGGCATCCATGCCAGCGCCCGCATGGTGCATTGCTATGCCATCGGCGATCTGCTGGGCCGTCCCGGCGCTGCCGATGTGGTAGACCACGGCATGCGTTATCTGTGGCGCAAGCATCGTGACGAAAAGAACGGCGGCTATGTCTGGCAATTGAACGACGATGGCGTCGCCGATGGCTCCAAGCAGGGCTATGGCCATGCTTTCGTGCTGCTGGCCGCTTCTTCGGCCAAAACCGTTGGCCATCCGCTGGCCGACCGGATGCTGGAAGACATTACCGAGGTGCTGGAAACCAAATTCTGGGAGGAGCGCCACGGCGCCATTGCCGAGGAATTCTCTCAGGATTGGCAGCCGGTACCCGGCTATCGCGGCCAGAATTCCAACATGCACCTCACCGAAGCGCTGATGGCGGCATTCGAGGCCACCGGCGAGCAGCATTATCTCGACAAGGCCACCCGGATCGCCGATCTGATCATCAACCGCCGCGCCCGCGAAGAAGCCTTCCGCGTTGCCGAACATTTCGATGAGGAATGGGTGGTGGACCGCAATTACTATCACCCCAATGAAATGTTCCGCCCCGCCGGCACCACGCCTGGCCATTGGCTGGAATGGGCCCGCCTGGTGTTGCAGCTCTGGGTGCTGACAGGCAAGCAGCATGACTGGATGCCGGAAGCGGCAAGCGGCCTGTTCTATCAATCGATGCTGCTGGGCTGGGACCGCAAAAAGGGCGGCTTTTATTACACGCTGGATTGGGACAACGTGCCCGCCAAGACCTTCAAGCTGTGGTGGCCGCTTTGCGAGGCCGCAGGCGCTGCCCATTACCTCAACCAGCACCAGGGCCGCGACCTGAACGAGGAAAACTACCGCAAGATCTGGAATTTCATCGCCAACCACACGATCGACAAGCAATTTGGCGGCTGGCACGAAGAGATGACGGAAGACCTTGTGCCGTCAAACAGCCTGTTCCCCGGCAAGGGGGATATCTATCACGCCCTTCAAGCCTGCCTCATCCCGCTGTTTCCAGCTGAAGGCAGCCTGACCAAGGTTATCCAGGACTATCCGCTGGACGTGTAA
- the metH gene encoding methionine synthase, producing the protein MLDQLFGREGANRDGAEILKALQQAARERILILDGAMGTEIQGLGLGEDDFRGERFIGCACHQKGNNDLLILSQPEAIEDIHFRYAMAGADIVETNTFSSTRIAQADYEMEGAVYDLNKHGAQVVRRAILRAEREDGKRRFVAGAIGPTNRTASISPDVNNPGYRAVSFDDLRLAYGEQIDGLIDGGADLILIETIFDTLNAKAAIFACEERFLAKGIRLPVMISGTITDLSGRTLSGQTPSAFWNSVRHAKPFTIGLNCALGADAMRPHLQELSGLADTFISAYPNAGLPNEFGQYDQSPEYMAKLVEGFAEEGIVNVVGGCCGSTPAHIQAIAEAVKGKAPRQPVEHRPFMSLSGLEPFVLTKDIPFVNVGERTNVTGSAKFRKLITAGDFNAALVVARDQVENGAQIIDINMDEGLIDSEKAMVEFLNLIAAEPDIARVPVMIDSSKFQIIESGLKCVQGKPIVNSISLKEGEENFVAQAKLIRNYGAAVVVMAFDEQGQADTYERKVEICSRAYKILTEEAGFSPEDIIFDPNVFAVATGIEEHNNYGVDFIEATRTIRQRMPLVHISGGVSNLSFSFRGNEPVREAMHAVFLYHAIQAGMDMGIVNAGQLAVYESIDAELREACEDVVLNRREDGTERLLEIAERYRGTGEAKARVQDMSWRELPVAKRLEHALVNGITEFIDADTEEARQAAARPLHVIEGPLMAGMNVVGDLFGAGKMFLPQVVKSARVMKQAVAVLLPYMEEEKRANGGTGEREAAGKVLMATVKGDVHDIGKNIVGVVLACNNYEIIDLGVMVPAAKILEVAIKEKVDIIGLSGLITPSLDEMVHVAAEMQRQGFNVPLLIGGATTSRVHTAVKIHPQYQSGQAVYVLDASRAVGVVSSLLSPDTRDTTIETLRTEYAKVADAHARAELEKQRLPIARARANAAKVDWASYKPKKPNFTGIKVFEDYDLKELAKYIDWTPFFQTWELKGRYPAILDDEKQGEAARALYADAQAMLAKIIDETWFRPRAVIGFWPANSVGDDIRLFKDDSRKQDLATFFTLRQQLSKRDGRPNVALSDFVAPVDSGVEDYVGGFVVTAGIEEVAIAERFERANDDYSSIMVKALADRFAEAFAERMHERVRKEFWGYGADETFAPEDLISESYAGIRPAPGYPAQPDHTEKVTLFNLLDATATTGVTLTESYAMWPGSSVSGLYIGHPDSYYFGVAKVERDQVEDYAARKGMDVREIERWLGPVLNYVPKAAVDTDAAA; encoded by the coding sequence ATGCTCGATCAATTGTTTGGACGTGAAGGAGCGAACCGCGACGGCGCAGAGATCCTCAAAGCTCTGCAACAGGCGGCGCGTGAGCGTATTCTGATCCTCGACGGTGCTATGGGCACTGAAATTCAGGGCCTTGGCCTGGGTGAGGATGACTTTCGCGGCGAGCGCTTCATTGGCTGCGCCTGCCACCAGAAGGGCAATAACGACCTTCTGATTCTGTCCCAACCGGAAGCTATTGAAGATATTCATTTTCGCTACGCCATGGCGGGAGCGGATATTGTTGAAACCAACACGTTCTCTTCCACCCGCATCGCCCAGGCGGATTACGAGATGGAAGGCGCTGTCTACGATCTCAACAAGCATGGGGCGCAGGTCGTGCGCCGGGCCATCCTTCGTGCCGAGCGCGAAGACGGCAAGCGCCGCTTTGTGGCGGGCGCGATTGGCCCAACCAACCGTACGGCGTCGATCTCGCCCGATGTCAACAATCCCGGCTACCGCGCCGTGTCGTTTGATGATTTGCGCCTTGCCTATGGCGAACAGATCGATGGCTTGATTGATGGCGGTGCCGATCTCATCCTGATCGAGACGATTTTCGATACGCTGAACGCCAAGGCGGCGATTTTTGCCTGCGAGGAGCGCTTCCTTGCCAAGGGCATTCGCTTGCCGGTGATGATATCAGGCACGATCACCGACCTTTCTGGCCGCACCCTGTCGGGCCAGACGCCATCGGCGTTCTGGAACTCGGTGCGCCACGCCAAGCCCTTCACCATCGGGCTGAACTGCGCTTTGGGTGCGGATGCGATGCGCCCGCATTTGCAGGAACTGTCCGGTCTTGCCGATACGTTCATCTCCGCTTACCCCAATGCCGGTCTGCCGAATGAATTTGGTCAGTATGACCAAAGCCCGGAATATATGGCGAAATTGGTGGAAGGCTTTGCCGAGGAAGGCATCGTCAATGTGGTGGGTGGCTGCTGCGGGTCCACGCCAGCTCATATCCAGGCCATCGCCGAAGCGGTAAAGGGCAAGGCGCCTCGCCAGCCGGTCGAGCACCGCCCCTTCATGTCGCTCTCGGGTCTTGAGCCTTTCGTGCTGACCAAGGACATTCCCTTCGTCAATGTCGGCGAACGCACCAATGTCACCGGCTCGGCAAAGTTCCGCAAGCTGATCACCGCTGGTGATTTCAATGCAGCGCTGGTGGTTGCCCGCGATCAGGTCGAAAACGGCGCGCAGATCATCGACATCAACATGGATGAAGGACTGATCGATTCAGAAAAGGCCATGGTTGAATTCCTCAACCTGATTGCCGCTGAACCTGATATCGCCCGCGTTCCTGTGATGATCGATTCATCCAAATTCCAGATCATCGAATCCGGCCTGAAATGCGTGCAGGGCAAGCCGATCGTCAATTCCATCTCGCTGAAGGAAGGCGAGGAGAATTTTGTTGCGCAGGCGAAGCTGATCCGCAATTACGGTGCCGCCGTCGTGGTCATGGCCTTTGACGAGCAGGGGCAGGCGGATACTTACGAGCGCAAGGTGGAAATCTGTTCACGCGCCTACAAGATCCTTACCGAAGAAGCGGGCTTTTCGCCTGAGGATATCATCTTCGACCCCAACGTCTTTGCTGTCGCCACCGGCATTGAAGAGCACAACAATTACGGCGTGGATTTCATCGAGGCGACCCGCACCATCCGTCAGCGCATGCCGCTGGTGCATATTTCCGGCGGTGTTTCCAACCTGTCCTTCTCGTTCCGCGGCAATGAGCCGGTGCGCGAGGCGATGCATGCTGTGTTCCTCTACCACGCTATTCAGGCGGGCATGGACATGGGTATTGTCAACGCCGGTCAGTTGGCAGTCTATGAAAGCATTGATGCCGAGCTGCGCGAAGCCTGCGAAGACGTGGTGCTGAACCGCCGCGAAGATGGCACGGAACGGCTGCTGGAGATTGCCGAGCGTTATCGCGGTACAGGCGAGGCGAAAGCCCGCGTTCAGGACATGTCCTGGCGCGAGCTGCCGGTGGCCAAGCGTCTGGAACACGCTTTGGTCAACGGTATCACTGAATTCATCGATGCCGATACCGAGGAAGCCCGCCAGGCGGCCGCGCGTCCGCTGCATGTCATTGAAGGTCCGCTGATGGCGGGCATGAATGTGGTCGGTGACCTGTTTGGCGCGGGCAAAATGTTCCTGCCGCAGGTGGTGAAATCCGCCCGCGTCATGAAGCAGGCCGTGGCTGTGCTTCTGCCCTACATGGAAGAAGAAAAGCGCGCCAATGGCGGCACTGGCGAGCGCGAAGCTGCTGGCAAGGTGCTGATGGCCACCGTGAAGGGCGACGTGCACGATATCGGCAAGAATATTGTCGGCGTGGTCTTGGCTTGTAACAACTATGAGATCATCGATCTGGGCGTGATGGTGCCTGCTGCCAAGATTCTGGAAGTGGCGATCAAGGAAAAGGTCGATATCATCGGACTTTCCGGCCTGATCACGCCATCGCTGGATGAAATGGTGCATGTCGCGGCTGAAATGCAGCGGCAGGGCTTTAATGTGCCGCTGCTGATAGGTGGTGCCACCACCAGCCGTGTGCACACGGCGGTGAAAATCCACCCGCAATATCAGTCGGGGCAGGCGGTCTACGTGCTGGATGCCAGCCGCGCCGTGGGCGTTGTCTCGTCCTTGCTGTCGCCCGATACCCGCGACACCACGATTGAAACCTTGCGCACAGAATATGCCAAGGTGGCCGATGCCCATGCCCGCGCCGAGCTTGAAAAGCAACGCTTGCCAATTGCCCGCGCCCGCGCCAATGCGGCCAAGGTGGATTGGGCCAGCTACAAGCCGAAAAAGCCAAACTTCACCGGCATCAAGGTGTTTGAGGATTATGACCTCAAGGAATTGGCGAAGTATATCGACTGGACGCCTTTCTTCCAGACATGGGAGCTGAAAGGCCGTTATCCGGCTATTTTGGACGACGAAAAGCAGGGCGAAGCCGCCCGTGCGCTTTATGCTGACGCACAGGCTATGCTGGCGAAAATCATCGACGAGACATGGTTCCGCCCCCGCGCGGTGATCGGCTTCTGGCCCGCCAACAGCGTTGGTGATGATATCCGCCTCTTCAAGGACGATAGCCGCAAGCAAGACCTAGCCACCTTCTTCACCCTTCGCCAGCAGCTTTCCAAGCGCGATGGCCGCCCGAATGTTGCCTTGAGCGATTTCGTCGCTCCGGTTGATAGCGGCGTGGAAGATTACGTTGGCGGCTTTGTGGTCACGGCAGGGATCGAAGAAGTGGCTATTGCCGAACGGTTCGAGCGTGCCAACGACGATTACTCCTCCATCATGGTCAAGGCCCTTGCCGACCGCTTCGCCGAAGCCTTTGCAGAGCGCATGCATGAGCGGGTTCGTAAGGAATTCTGGGGCTACGGCGCAGATGAGACCTTTGCACCGGAAGACCTGATCTCCGAATCCTACGCCGGTATCCGCCCAGCCCCCGGCTATCCAGCCCAGCCCGACCACACGGAGAAGGTTACGCTGTTCAACCTGCTGGATGCCACGGCCACGACAGGCGTAACGCTGACGGAAAGCTACGCCATGTGGCCCGGCTCATCCGTCTCCGGCCTCTATATCGGCCATCCTGACAGCTACTATTTTGGCGTTGCCAAGGTGGAGCGCGATCAGGTGGAAGATTACGCCGCCCGCAAAGGCATGGACGTGCGCGAGATTGAGCGTTGGCTGGGGCCGGTGCTGAATTACGTGCCGAAGGCGGCAGTGGATACGGATGCGGCGGCGTGA
- a CDS encoding GNAT family N-acetyltransferase, with protein sequence MQIRPANSLDAQGMSNALDEIFAAGLRKSAGDPEWVLAHYIDHKNRIECSVAQEEDGRILGFQSLRYATADNPYGTPEGWGIIGTHVSPLAARRGVGSALFRASVRAAEAFPVQNIEAAIGADNAVALAYYEAMGFRTYRSSDGLVCKVYRIEAGA encoded by the coding sequence ATGCAGATAAGACCAGCAAATTCCCTTGACGCCCAGGGGATGAGCAATGCTCTGGACGAGATATTTGCCGCGGGCCTACGCAAGAGTGCAGGTGACCCTGAGTGGGTGCTTGCACATTATATCGACCACAAGAACCGCATTGAGTGCTCGGTTGCGCAAGAAGAGGATGGCCGCATTCTTGGGTTTCAATCCTTGCGATATGCGACAGCAGATAACCCCTATGGCACCCCAGAGGGTTGGGGTATTATCGGCACTCATGTAAGCCCACTTGCCGCACGGCGAGGGGTTGGTTCGGCTCTTTTTCGAGCGTCAGTGCGGGCCGCAGAAGCATTTCCGGTTCAGAATATCGAGGCGGCCATTGGGGCCGATAACGCTGTAGCGCTTGCCTATTACGAGGCGATGGGTTTTCGGACCTATCGCTCTTCAGACGGGTTGGTTTGCAAAGTTTACCGCATCGAGGCGGGGGCTTAG
- a CDS encoding acyltransferase family protein: MKSIGSVLDEHRGIGPGFDFLRIFLAVMVLLDHSFLIAEGEKYQFSQPGITVLQAAILPMFFALSGFLITGSAIRLRLKDFLLNRGIRIVPALAVDIVFAALILGPLFTTVSLPTYFQSYEFWAYFANIFGVIHYVLPGVFEHNPFPSTVNGSLWTVPYEIGCYAIMSALIIFGFLKRPLAALVATACVAVIIIALKVENISPSSMGGLFPPESSGYTLLNHFIGLRGLMLYVNFMLGSVFFLFRRFIPKHWTLAVISCIVPIATSFALPHVSGSTLCTIFAPMLVYLTVYVGMLRIPPIPIYHGGDYSYGIYLYGYPFQQALVNLFPKLTSPWLHFAISLPIATVIAMGSWHFIEKPILRLRKKFSFTAQKGDAREVLPRAEAVMK; the protein is encoded by the coding sequence ATGAAGTCGATTGGTTCTGTATTGGATGAACATCGAGGCATTGGTCCGGGATTTGATTTTCTCAGAATTTTCCTGGCAGTCATGGTTTTACTCGACCATTCATTCCTGATTGCCGAAGGTGAAAAATACCAATTTTCTCAGCCCGGAATCACGGTCCTGCAGGCTGCCATCCTGCCGATGTTTTTTGCACTCAGCGGCTTTCTGATTACCGGCAGCGCCATCCGCCTTCGCCTGAAGGACTTTCTGCTCAATCGCGGCATCAGAATCGTGCCAGCCCTTGCGGTCGACATTGTGTTTGCGGCGCTGATCCTCGGTCCATTGTTTACCACGGTCAGCCTCCCGACCTATTTTCAGTCCTATGAATTCTGGGCCTATTTCGCCAATATTTTTGGCGTTATCCATTATGTCCTACCGGGCGTTTTCGAGCACAATCCCTTTCCATCGACCGTGAATGGATCTCTCTGGACCGTCCCCTATGAGATCGGTTGCTATGCCATCATGTCAGCGCTGATCATTTTTGGCTTTCTAAAGCGCCCGCTGGCAGCACTGGTGGCGACGGCCTGTGTCGCCGTGATCATCATCGCCCTGAAGGTCGAAAACATCAGCCCGTCGAGCATGGGCGGGCTATTTCCACCTGAAAGCTCCGGCTACACCCTGCTTAATCATTTCATCGGCCTGCGCGGCCTGATGCTCTATGTCAATTTCATGCTGGGATCGGTGTTCTTCCTGTTCCGCCGTTTCATTCCAAAACACTGGACGCTGGCGGTTATCTCCTGCATCGTTCCGATTGCCACCTCTTTCGCGCTTCCTCACGTCAGCGGCAGCACGCTCTGCACGATTTTTGCGCCTATGCTGGTCTATCTCACCGTCTATGTCGGAATGCTGCGCATTCCCCCCATCCCGATCTACCATGGGGGAGATTATTCCTACGGAATCTATCTCTATGGATATCCCTTTCAGCAGGCCCTGGTGAACCTGTTTCCGAAGCTGACATCACCCTGGCTGCATTTCGCCATTTCACTTCCGATAGCCACCGTGATTGCCATGGGCTCCTGGCATTTCATCGAAAAACCAATCCTGCGCCTACGGAAGAAATTCAGCTTCACCGCCCAGAAGGGCGATGCCAGAGAGGTCTTGCCGCGTGCGGAGGCGGTGATGAAATGA
- a CDS encoding helix-turn-helix domain-containing protein, producing the protein MTLLKKTSNVHDYNILAGERLKSARKNKGMSQSDVARELGVTFQQLHKYEKGINGMSASRLAAAATLLGMDPDFSYTADNADASPEDSSSELTDLVKATSRSDALELNTCFASIKNPNTRKIIISIIEQIASAR; encoded by the coding sequence ATGACATTGCTCAAAAAAACATCCAACGTTCACGACTATAACATCCTGGCGGGTGAACGCTTGAAAAGCGCCCGAAAGAATAAGGGGATGAGCCAATCCGACGTTGCAAGAGAACTGGGTGTGACATTCCAACAGCTGCATAAATATGAAAAAGGCATCAACGGCATGAGCGCCAGCAGACTTGCCGCTGCAGCCACTCTCTTGGGAATGGACCCCGATTTTTCCTACACCGCCGATAATGCCGACGCATCGCCCGAGGATAGCTCAAGCGAGCTGACAGATCTGGTTAAAGCGACATCACGTTCAGACGCGCTTGAACTCAACACATGCTTTGCCAGCATCAAAAACCCCAATACGCGCAAAATCATTATTTCCATTATCGAACAGATTGCATCTGCGCGTTAA
- a CDS encoding helix-turn-helix transcriptional regulator translates to MNEDNILVSIDSTLSFLSDIKQTETFLDLINLTKQATYRYGVKNIVIGFPPKPGMLPSQQMQGILLADWPDEWSRLYFRDSLAFQDPAIRHIVRSEPSFVWSDFSKTLAISRDEKRVMDQARELYVSNGFTLPIVSLDGRCAGVTFAGGDIDDSPQARTGMALIASFSFARALELHGANHKPATRLTPREREVIGWIANGKTDWEISVIFGVSEKAVTKHVGNIRTKLGAVSRSHAVAEAFRQKLIC, encoded by the coding sequence ATGAATGAAGACAATATATTGGTCAGTATCGATTCAACACTCTCCTTTCTATCAGATATCAAGCAAACAGAGACTTTTTTAGATCTTATTAATTTAACAAAGCAGGCCACATACCGATACGGCGTCAAAAATATCGTTATAGGATTTCCGCCAAAGCCCGGCATGCTACCGAGCCAGCAAATGCAAGGGATTTTACTTGCCGATTGGCCTGACGAATGGTCGCGCCTCTATTTCCGCGACAGCCTGGCATTTCAAGACCCGGCCATCCGTCACATCGTCAGATCTGAACCCTCATTTGTCTGGTCGGATTTTTCCAAAACACTGGCCATAAGCCGCGACGAAAAACGGGTGATGGATCAGGCCCGGGAGCTTTATGTCAGCAATGGCTTCACATTACCCATCGTGTCTCTGGATGGACGCTGCGCTGGCGTCACATTCGCCGGGGGCGACATCGATGATTCCCCACAGGCAAGAACCGGCATGGCGCTGATTGCAAGCTTCAGCTTCGCACGCGCATTGGAACTGCATGGCGCAAACCATAAACCGGCCACCCGGCTGACCCCACGGGAAAGAGAAGTTATCGGCTGGATTGCAAATGGCAAAACGGATTGGGAGATCAGCGTCATTTTCGGGGTCTCCGAAAAAGCGGTCACAAAGCATGTCGGCAATATCAGGACGAAGCTCGGCGCCGTTAGCAGATCACACGCCGTGGCAGAGGCTTTCAGGCAAAAATTGATATGCTGA
- the hisC gene encoding histidinol-phosphate transaminase — MSRFWSPIVQSLMPYVAGEQPAIADLVKLNTNESPYGPSPHAIAAMRQAVDDTLRLYPDPTGLPLRHAIAKSHNLDPNEVFVGNGSDEVLAHTFQALLNHDEPLLFPDVSYSFYPTYCRLYGIDFREVPLDDAMRVRIEDYRQRCGAIILPNPNAPTGIALSLAQIETLIRDHPDQVVVIDEAYVDFGAESAIPLVKTYPNLLVVQTFSKSRGLAGLRVGFAVGQRALIEALERVKDSFNSYPLDRLALAGAVASWEDREWFERHRDLVIASRERLSLGLQDLGFEVLPSSANFVFARHSDRTGVDLTLALRQKSVLVRNFQKPRIGDFLRISIGTDAECDRLLAALREVLGQS; from the coding sequence ATGAGCCGTTTCTGGAGCCCGATCGTTCAATCTCTGATGCCGTATGTGGCGGGCGAACAACCCGCGATCGCCGATCTGGTCAAGCTGAACACCAATGAGAGCCCTTATGGTCCTTCGCCGCACGCGATTGCCGCGATGCGACAGGCGGTGGATGACACTCTTCGGCTTTACCCAGACCCGACCGGCCTGCCGCTGCGCCATGCGATTGCCAAAAGCCACAATCTCGATCCGAACGAGGTGTTTGTCGGCAATGGTTCCGATGAGGTCCTGGCACATACGTTTCAGGCCCTGCTGAACCATGATGAGCCGCTGCTGTTTCCAGATGTCAGCTACAGTTTCTATCCAACCTATTGTCGGCTCTATGGCATCGATTTCCGGGAGGTGCCCTTGGACGATGCCATGCGGGTGCGGATAGAGGATTATCGGCAGCGGTGTGGTGCGATCATCCTGCCCAATCCCAATGCACCGACGGGCATCGCCCTGTCCCTGGCGCAGATTGAAACTCTCATTCGCGACCATCCCGATCAGGTCGTGGTGATTGACGAGGCCTATGTGGATTTCGGCGCGGAAAGTGCCATTCCGCTGGTCAAAACCTATCCGAACCTGCTGGTGGTTCAGACCTTTTCGAAATCGCGGGGCCTTGCCGGATTGCGGGTTGGTTTTGCTGTCGGACAACGGGCGTTGATCGAGGCCTTGGAGCGGGTCAAGGACAGTTTCAATTCCTACCCGCTCGATCGGCTGGCGCTCGCCGGTGCCGTTGCCTCCTGGGAGGACCGGGAATGGTTCGAGCGTCACCGCGATCTGGTTATCGCCAGCCGGGAGCGTCTCTCCCTCGGTCTTCAGGATTTGGGTTTCGAGGTCCTGCCATCCTCAGCCAATTTTGTGTTTGCGCGGCATTCGGACCGGACCGGCGTGGATCTCACATTGGCGCTGCGGCAAAAATCGGTCCTGGTGCGAAATTTTCAAAAGCCTCGGATCGGTGATTTTTTGCGCATTAGCATTGGCACCGATGCCGAATGCGACCGGCTACTGGCGGCTTTGCGGGAGGTATTAGGCCAGAGTTAA
- a CDS encoding protein phosphatase 2C domain-containing protein, whose amino-acid sequence MSAKPALTSPALAIIDTISDPGKSDRSNEDRLGYNEQAAFVLDGATGLGDVQFMEGYGSDAAWIAQFAAKRLTTELTYDTNVTEVIRAIAFDAHELFTAAAGDQPRYAWPLAALAGLRVTPDGAEFIGLGDSVLYLLHDDGRVETHMALPDAFEREQQAARAHVERAGGIGASGMAHTSDTETLENLRSKREQQNTPGGSVWSLGLIPDTADHLVRTSLTIETGATALICSDGLADLVSLYQAYDPAGLVKRAATAGLKALVTELRHLEREVDPDGLQFPRFKQSDDTTAILCRIDR is encoded by the coding sequence ATGTCTGCCAAGCCAGCCTTGACCAGCCCTGCCCTGGCCATCATCGACACGATCAGCGATCCGGGCAAAAGCGACCGCAGCAACGAGGACAGACTGGGATATAATGAGCAGGCCGCTTTCGTGCTCGACGGCGCAACCGGGCTGGGCGACGTCCAGTTCATGGAGGGTTACGGTTCCGATGCCGCCTGGATTGCCCAGTTTGCGGCAAAACGGCTGACCACGGAACTAACATACGACACCAATGTCACCGAGGTGATCCGCGCCATCGCTTTTGACGCCCACGAGCTTTTTACCGCAGCAGCAGGCGATCAGCCGCGCTATGCCTGGCCACTGGCGGCCCTGGCCGGCTTGCGGGTAACGCCGGATGGCGCAGAATTCATTGGCCTTGGCGATAGCGTGCTCTACCTTCTGCATGACGATGGCCGGGTGGAAACCCATATGGCTCTGCCGGATGCATTTGAGCGTGAACAGCAGGCCGCCCGCGCCCATGTGGAGCGCGCGGGCGGCATCGGTGCAAGCGGCATGGCCCACACAAGCGACACCGAAACATTGGAAAATTTACGCAGCAAACGCGAACAGCAAAACACGCCTGGCGGCAGTGTCTGGTCTCTGGGGCTCATACCCGATACCGCCGATCATCTGGTTCGCACATCCCTGACCATCGAGACCGGCGCCACAGCGCTGATCTGCTCGGATGGGCTGGCCGATCTTGTCAGCCTCTACCAAGCCTATGACCCTGCTGGTCTGGTCAAACGCGCCGCAACTGCCGGATTGAAGGCCCTGGTCACCGAATTACGGCATCTGGAACGCGAGGTCGATCCCGACGGGCTACAATTTCCGCGCTTCAAGCAAAGCGACGACACGACAGCGATCCTATGCCGGATCGATCGTTAA